The following proteins come from a genomic window of Lachnoclostridium phytofermentans ISDg:
- a CDS encoding ABC transporter ATP-binding protein, which yields MDKLTIRNISKSYGDKAVLKNVSVVLKENELVCLLGVSGAGKTTLFNIIAGLLEPDKGEVLLDGKDITNQAGNISYMLQKDLLLPYKTIEDNVSLPLIIKGMKKRDARDKVADYFEEFGLEGTQKLYPASLSGGMRQRAALLRTYLFSDKIALLDEPFSALDMITKGKIHRWYLDIMEKIKLSTLFITHDIDEAILLSDRIYLLTGEPGQITKEIIMKEKRPRDEEFLLSSEFLRYKKEILESLQE from the coding sequence ATGGATAAACTAACAATTCGGAATATCTCCAAATCATATGGAGATAAAGCAGTATTAAAGAATGTCTCAGTGGTATTAAAGGAAAATGAGCTGGTTTGTCTGCTTGGTGTCAGTGGGGCAGGTAAAACAACGCTTTTTAATATTATAGCAGGATTATTAGAACCAGATAAAGGTGAAGTTCTACTGGATGGTAAAGATATTACAAATCAAGCAGGTAATATCAGCTATATGCTTCAAAAGGATCTTTTACTGCCATATAAGACTATTGAGGATAACGTTTCATTGCCACTGATTATAAAGGGAATGAAAAAGCGAGATGCCAGGGATAAAGTAGCAGATTATTTTGAGGAATTCGGGCTGGAAGGTACACAAAAGCTCTATCCTGCCAGTTTATCCGGTGGTATGAGACAACGAGCTGCACTTCTTAGAACCTATTTATTTTCAGATAAGATTGCTTTATTAGATGAACCATTTAGTGCTCTTGATATGATAACCAAAGGGAAAATTCATCGTTGGTATCTTGATATCATGGAAAAGATAAAACTTTCCACGTTATTTATTACCCATGATATTGATGAGGCTATTCTGTTATCGGATCGTATTTATCTTCTAACAGGTGAACCGGGACAGATTACGAAGGAAATCATTATGAAGGAAAAACGTCCAAGAGACGAAGAATTTTTGTTAAGTTCAGAATTTCTTAGGTATAAGAAGGAAATATTGGAGAGTTTACAGGAGTAA
- the recQ gene encoding DNA helicase RecQ, with protein MNKEQILKKYYGYDSFRDGQEELINSILAGKDTFGIMPTGAGKSVCFQVPALMLSGITLVVSPLISLMKDQVGTLNQMGVHAAYLNSSLTANQYRLALSYAKEGRYKIIYVAPERLLTEEFLEFVRDVEISMLSIDEVHCVSQWGQDFRPSYLKIIDFVNQLPVRPIVSAFTATATKEVKEDVIRLLGLQRATVVTTGFDRKNLYFAVKSPKDKYAELVSYLKEHQNMSGVIYCATRKAVEEVAQRLEIEGYPVTRYHAGLSDVERHQNQDDFIYDVKPIMVATNAFGMGIDKSNVRFVIHYNMPKNIESYYQEAGRAGRDGGRAECILLYGGQDVITNQLFIENNRENEELTGELLEAVKIRDRERLKKMTFYCFTNDCLRHYILEYFGEKAEPTCDDCSNCLSEFEIIDITEISIKLIQCVLETRQRFGLMTIVDTVHGSKSAKIKQFRLDEYACHNSLSDITIPRLRQIMNHLVLSGYLLLTNSEYSILKVTDKAKELLEHRDAIELKVSKERERKAKSTETRSKKKAVYSLDTNDELFEELRVLRLSIARKEKVPPYIIFGDKTLLQMSQSLPTSKEEMLEITGVGEVKYEKYGAQFEDEIRRFQSNKKIINS; from the coding sequence TTGAATAAAGAACAAATTTTAAAAAAGTACTATGGTTATGACTCCTTTCGAGATGGACAGGAGGAGTTGATAAACAGTATTTTAGCAGGCAAGGATACGTTTGGTATTATGCCAACGGGAGCAGGAAAATCAGTGTGTTTTCAAGTCCCTGCGCTAATGCTTTCTGGAATAACACTAGTAGTATCACCATTAATTTCTTTAATGAAGGATCAAGTAGGTACCTTGAATCAAATGGGAGTCCATGCGGCATACTTAAACAGCTCTTTAACTGCAAATCAATATCGACTAGCGTTATCCTATGCGAAAGAAGGACGATATAAAATTATCTATGTAGCACCTGAGAGATTATTAACAGAGGAATTTCTTGAATTTGTGAGGGATGTTGAGATTTCAATGTTAAGTATTGATGAGGTACATTGTGTATCCCAATGGGGACAAGATTTTCGTCCAAGTTATTTAAAAATCATTGATTTCGTAAATCAGTTACCAGTACGTCCAATCGTTAGTGCATTTACCGCTACTGCTACGAAAGAAGTGAAAGAGGATGTAATCCGATTACTTGGATTACAGCGTGCTACGGTAGTTACGACTGGATTTGACCGTAAGAATTTATATTTTGCAGTAAAAAGTCCTAAAGATAAATATGCTGAGCTTGTTTCCTATCTGAAGGAACATCAGAATATGAGTGGTGTCATTTATTGTGCTACGAGAAAAGCCGTGGAGGAAGTAGCGCAGCGTTTAGAAATTGAAGGATATCCGGTAACTAGATACCATGCGGGATTAAGTGATGTCGAAAGGCATCAAAATCAGGATGATTTTATCTATGATGTGAAACCAATTATGGTGGCAACAAATGCATTTGGAATGGGAATAGATAAGTCGAATGTAAGGTTTGTCATTCATTATAACATGCCAAAAAACATAGAAAGCTATTATCAAGAGGCTGGACGCGCGGGAAGAGATGGGGGGCGTGCAGAATGTATTCTGTTATATGGTGGACAAGATGTGATTACGAATCAGTTATTTATAGAAAATAATCGCGAGAATGAAGAATTAACTGGTGAATTGTTAGAGGCAGTAAAGATAAGAGATCGGGAACGCTTAAAGAAAATGACATTTTATTGCTTTACGAATGACTGTCTTCGTCATTATATTTTAGAGTATTTTGGTGAGAAAGCAGAGCCAACTTGTGACGATTGTTCCAATTGCTTATCGGAATTTGAAATTATTGATATAACCGAAATCAGTATAAAATTAATTCAGTGTGTATTAGAAACGAGGCAACGGTTCGGGTTAATGACGATTGTTGATACCGTACATGGCAGTAAGTCTGCGAAAATAAAGCAGTTTCGTCTTGACGAATATGCATGCCATAATTCATTATCAGATATAACGATACCAAGATTACGGCAGATTATGAATCATCTTGTACTAAGTGGTTATTTATTGCTAACAAATTCGGAATATTCCATCTTGAAAGTAACAGATAAAGCAAAAGAATTATTAGAACATAGAGATGCGATTGAACTAAAGGTTTCTAAGGAACGAGAAAGGAAGGCGAAAAGCACCGAAACACGAAGTAAGAAAAAAGCTGTGTATTCATTGGATACGAATGATGAACTATTTGAAGAACTTCGTGTCTTACGTCTATCAATCGCTAGAAAAGAAAAAGTTCCACCTTATATAATATTTGGAGATAAGACATTACTCCAGATGAGTCAGTCTTTACCAACTAGTAAAGAAGAAATGCTTGAAATTACTGGGGTTGGTGAAGTAAAGTATGAAAAATATGGTGCTCAATTTGAAGATGAGATCCGTAGGTTTCAAAGTAATAAGAAGATAATAAATAGTTAA
- a CDS encoding CehA/McbA family metallohydrolase produces the protein MPELDASKGWLGDGTETPIAVTDNKVENPDSKYVWDLNVSGDQVILTDSKGQKIMPKAAATNGIMEGKYTWIFVEESVGIFTINSTAEDAVILASNKTLNSGDNKFRAYKVGTVSGAPSTYFSKFTLYKLDDGIPSGPVKTATPQASKPSGVVASGSAITLSCTTTDASIQYRATTVSPSAIWVDYIEPIIINSDTRIEAKATAPEYLESDIVVFNYVLAKEPEVDPGLFDPIPVIPEGAISVLEASQLSSGQVTVVGQLVYRYGNYNAVNTAILEDVINGQIYALQIFNALSDYKIGDVVKLTGTMGEYGGVPQLSNPSKIEVLTPAANTQLIPAQKFTSFNELMAVKDSLLSEWVVIKDVTLGTYSSSASTKVTDSNGVSMDIYRAATYPIGVTAGEKVDLYACVSKHTTTDQLRVGYSTDYVISNDMKAPIITLPTFEKAELGKDYKISITITDNVAVSDADLTYTVNQVPTKVALAQSAADSTKWEVTIPGSTFTAGVSSYTVLVTARDKAGNEATSSVIMISVVDEPQVTKVTPERNGKIVDEKRPLISIAAINLGLAPTAKLTLKSGETVTLNAVNMSYSGETFSYTPSKDLADARYTASVVITRADGKAITYEWPFTVGTPKYSLYFGQLHSHTTYSDGSGSLDEALNYINKISKGDNIDFVAFTDHSNYFDKSGAANPEASLYNKSLMTAESQKIWNEYKNKIADFNASSTNRGVIALGGFEMTWSGGPGHMNTWNTEGIVSRNNTILNNKTNDAGMKAYYTLLSQPEGANSVSQFNHPGKTFGTFSDFAYWDPTIDSRITLLEVGNGEGAIGSGGYFPSYNYYTMALDKGWHVAPTNNQDNHKGKWGNGNDARDVIITDNFTEQGIYDALKARKVYATEDKNLEITYTVNDELMGSIIKEVPKSLDLKVTLSDADDIIQKAEVIANSGRIVHTWDVNAQSKELSVTLSPEYSYYYIRVTEKDGDLAVTAPVWIGNAKVFGISNVESDTIIPVTDEPMTVKTTLFNSESTDITIKSMAYSLDGKIIDLKTSVGTVAKGTTQVINYSFKPTKAKVQTLNVEVVMTLDGIDYSFTKDLSLDVRDANKLVYIGIDGSHFNEYVAGNYKDSMGNFGKLAAESNVRCVVLNTSEQLLEAAKNENGKYKMLILTAPSRRDGTKLRNPYLNYSAGEIAAIKGFSEAGGSLVLCGWSDLYENYGAFPAEDHMAAQQNKLLEAVGASLRISDDGAYDDVLNAGGSEANKARLYLSTYNWENPFTQGIEFDKDNPNDNMHSQLFSQYGGGTIHVVDKNGNATSTLPENISPIVWGHSTTYSKDCDNDHLGGSAIPKYEYAQGDNRLMVLASETVTHANGTQSLVIVDGAAFMSNFEIQATLDNTVEKNYSNYTILQNLIQYANPTQIDKIADVQKEAEEGVKFSVEGIVTSNASGYDKPTAFFDCIYLQDETAGINAFPVAGDFKVGQKVRITGTSSSYQGERQLNVSSISLVDSNITKIEPKEVTAKQINDRTYLGSLVKISGKVTKVELENGAVQTILVQDNAGNTARIFIDGYITTDKEIIDLVVGSLITAVGLSSYDNTFDGLAARIRIRDRGDIVCKRDDTPTPTSTPTPTPTTTPTPTPKPEGQTVITVDKAEVTIVGGKANVKIIISEEVLKDVVKNGNKNITISLGKEVLKDIISNSQVKKGIVIDLSIPSVKDANVNNIVLSKDTLLLAKKSGQKLTINVAFGKGYTVDIPVSELKKVAFVSKDLNIAVTLKKDTKAAAKSVGILSVGTEGKLTTGMVVTVPVKGTLSLSADKKVYIYHKNAKTGALEEMPNNPRTVAADGTIKLSTLSGGDFVICTAKVKDAVTLVDRVKVTVESTVAKGEKINVKVALPQELARVTAFTKGDPVGQEEVKVTYKVSDKNIATVSSNGTITAKKKGTIKLTVVITLENGEKKNFNKTIKVN, from the coding sequence TTGCCTGAACTCGATGCGAGCAAAGGATGGCTTGGTGACGGCACCGAAACACCAATTGCTGTTACGGATAATAAGGTGGAGAATCCGGATAGTAAATATGTGTGGGATCTTAATGTTTCAGGGGATCAGGTGATTTTGACGGATTCTAAAGGACAGAAAATTATGCCAAAAGCTGCGGCTACGAATGGAATAATGGAAGGTAAATATACATGGATATTTGTAGAAGAGAGCGTTGGGATCTTTACGATTAACTCAACAGCTGAAGATGCTGTAATTTTAGCAAGCAATAAAACCTTAAATAGTGGAGATAATAAATTTAGAGCTTATAAAGTTGGGACGGTATCAGGTGCTCCAAGTACTTATTTTTCTAAATTTACTCTATACAAACTAGATGATGGCATACCATCAGGACCTGTAAAAACAGCAACACCGCAAGCAAGTAAGCCGTCTGGCGTAGTTGCCTCTGGAAGTGCTATTACACTCTCCTGTACAACAACAGATGCGAGCATTCAGTATCGTGCTACGACTGTTTCTCCTTCTGCAATTTGGGTAGATTATATAGAGCCGATTATAATTAACAGTGATACAAGAATTGAGGCAAAGGCTACAGCACCGGAGTATTTAGAAAGTGATATTGTAGTATTTAATTATGTGCTAGCAAAAGAACCGGAAGTAGACCCAGGTTTATTTGATCCGATTCCTGTAATTCCCGAAGGTGCAATATCTGTATTAGAGGCCAGTCAACTAAGCAGCGGTCAAGTTACTGTAGTGGGACAACTTGTTTACCGATACGGCAACTATAATGCGGTGAATACTGCGATTTTAGAAGATGTCATTAATGGACAGATTTATGCACTGCAGATATTTAATGCCCTATCCGACTACAAAATCGGAGATGTTGTAAAACTAACCGGAACAATGGGGGAATATGGGGGAGTTCCTCAGTTAAGCAACCCTTCAAAAATAGAAGTACTCACACCGGCTGCAAATACTCAGTTGATTCCTGCGCAGAAATTCACTTCATTTAATGAATTGATGGCGGTTAAGGATTCCTTGTTATCGGAATGGGTAGTAATTAAGGATGTAACACTTGGTACATATAGCAGCAGTGCAAGCACAAAGGTTACGGATAGCAATGGAGTAAGCATGGATATATACCGTGCAGCAACCTATCCAATCGGAGTAACAGCCGGCGAAAAGGTCGATCTGTATGCATGTGTATCCAAACATACTACGACTGATCAGCTTCGTGTCGGTTATTCCACTGATTACGTTATATCAAATGATATGAAAGCTCCGATAATAACATTACCTACTTTCGAGAAGGCGGAGTTAGGAAAAGATTATAAAATATCAATAACAATTACAGATAATGTAGCAGTATCCGATGCAGATTTAACTTATACAGTAAATCAGGTACCTACTAAGGTGGCTTTGGCACAGAGCGCTGCTGATAGTACAAAATGGGAAGTAACCATACCTGGAAGCACATTTACTGCAGGCGTTTCTAGCTATACTGTTCTTGTAACTGCCAGAGACAAGGCAGGCAATGAGGCAACCAGCAGCGTAATAATGATTTCTGTAGTAGATGAACCTCAGGTTACGAAAGTTACACCTGAACGTAATGGAAAAATAGTGGATGAAAAGAGACCGCTTATTAGCATAGCTGCAATAAATCTTGGATTGGCTCCAACTGCAAAGCTTACGTTAAAATCAGGAGAGACTGTTACTTTAAATGCTGTTAACATGAGCTATTCTGGCGAAACCTTTTCCTATACTCCGTCCAAGGATCTAGCAGATGCTCGTTATACAGCATCCGTAGTGATTACCCGTGCAGATGGAAAAGCTATAACCTATGAGTGGCCATTTACCGTAGGTACACCAAAATATAGCTTATACTTTGGACAATTACATAGTCACACAACTTATTCCGATGGTTCTGGTTCCTTAGATGAAGCACTTAATTATATTAATAAAATTAGCAAGGGTGATAATATTGATTTCGTAGCATTTACAGATCACTCTAACTATTTTGATAAATCAGGTGCGGCTAACCCAGAAGCTTCTCTTTATAATAAGAGTTTGATGACGGCAGAAAGTCAAAAAATATGGAATGAATATAAGAATAAAATTGCTGATTTTAATGCATCTTCAACAAACAGAGGAGTGATTGCCCTCGGTGGTTTTGAAATGACTTGGTCAGGCGGACCGGGACATATGAACACCTGGAACACAGAAGGTATTGTCAGCCGTAATAACACAATCTTGAACAACAAAACAAATGATGCCGGAATGAAAGCTTATTATACTTTATTAAGCCAACCAGAAGGTGCTAATTCTGTCAGTCAGTTTAATCACCCAGGCAAAACATTTGGTACCTTTAGCGATTTTGCTTATTGGGATCCTACCATTGATTCCCGTATTACTTTACTTGAAGTTGGTAATGGAGAAGGCGCAATCGGCAGCGGCGGGTATTTCCCATCTTATAATTATTACACCATGGCATTGGATAAAGGATGGCATGTTGCGCCAACTAATAATCAGGATAATCATAAGGGTAAATGGGGAAATGGAAACGATGCCCGTGATGTTATCATTACCGACAACTTTACGGAACAAGGTATTTATGATGCATTAAAGGCGCGTAAAGTATATGCAACGGAAGATAAGAATTTAGAGATTACCTATACTGTAAATGATGAATTAATGGGAAGTATCATAAAGGAAGTACCTAAAAGTCTTGATTTAAAGGTAACATTAAGTGATGCGGACGATATAATTCAAAAAGCAGAGGTAATTGCAAACAGTGGACGTATTGTCCATACCTGGGATGTAAATGCTCAGAGCAAAGAACTTAGCGTAACACTTAGTCCAGAATATAGCTACTATTATATCAGAGTAACAGAAAAGGATGGAGACCTTGCAGTAACGGCACCGGTATGGATTGGTAATGCAAAGGTGTTTGGTATCTCCAATGTAGAAAGTGACACAATAATACCGGTTACCGATGAACCAATGACGGTAAAAACTACTTTATTCAACAGTGAATCAACAGATATTACTATTAAGTCTATGGCTTATAGTTTAGATGGAAAAATTATTGATTTAAAAACGAGTGTAGGTACTGTTGCAAAAGGAACGACTCAGGTAATTAACTATTCGTTTAAACCTACCAAAGCAAAGGTACAGACCCTAAATGTTGAAGTTGTTATGACCTTAGATGGCATTGACTACAGCTTTACAAAGGACCTTAGCTTAGATGTGAGAGATGCTAATAAGCTGGTATACATAGGAATTGACGGAAGTCATTTTAATGAATATGTGGCTGGTAATTACAAAGATTCTATGGGCAACTTTGGAAAACTCGCTGCAGAAAGTAATGTAAGATGTGTGGTTCTTAACACCAGTGAACAATTATTAGAGGCAGCTAAAAATGAGAATGGTAAGTATAAGATGCTTATATTAACAGCACCAAGCCGTCGTGATGGTACTAAATTAAGAAATCCATATCTCAATTACTCAGCTGGGGAGATAGCAGCAATTAAAGGTTTCTCAGAAGCAGGGGGAAGTTTAGTACTTTGTGGCTGGTCAGACTTATACGAGAATTATGGAGCTTTTCCGGCAGAGGACCATATGGCAGCACAGCAGAATAAATTATTAGAAGCAGTTGGAGCTTCTCTACGCATTAGTGATGATGGAGCTTATGATGATGTATTAAATGCTGGTGGAAGTGAAGCCAATAAAGCAAGATTATATTTATCCACCTATAATTGGGAGAATCCATTTACACAAGGTATTGAATTCGATAAAGATAATCCAAATGATAATATGCATTCACAACTCTTTAGTCAATATGGTGGCGGTACAATTCATGTGGTAGATAAGAATGGAAATGCTACCTCTACACTACCAGAGAATATTTCTCCAATTGTATGGGGACATAGTACTACCTATTCAAAGGATTGCGATAATGATCATCTTGGTGGAAGCGCTATACCAAAATATGAATATGCACAAGGTGATAATCGTCTGATGGTACTTGCAAGTGAGACTGTGACACATGCAAATGGAACTCAATCACTAGTGATTGTAGATGGTGCAGCATTTATGAGTAATTTTGAAATCCAAGCTACATTAGATAATACTGTAGAAAAAAATTATTCAAATTATACAATTTTACAAAACTTAATCCAGTATGCAAATCCGACACAGATTGATAAGATTGCAGATGTACAAAAAGAAGCAGAAGAAGGTGTTAAATTTTCAGTAGAAGGTATCGTAACTTCCAATGCTTCTGGATATGATAAGCCTACTGCATTTTTTGACTGTATCTATCTACAGGACGAAACAGCTGGTATTAATGCATTCCCAGTGGCAGGAGACTTTAAAGTTGGTCAGAAGGTTCGAATTACGGGAACATCTTCTTCTTATCAGGGAGAAAGACAGTTAAATGTTAGCAGTATATCCCTGGTAGATAGTAATATTACAAAAATAGAACCTAAAGAAGTAACTGCAAAGCAGATTAATGATAGAACATACCTTGGAAGCCTTGTAAAGATTTCAGGAAAGGTAACAAAGGTTGAACTTGAAAACGGAGCTGTCCAGACGATTCTTGTTCAGGATAACGCTGGAAACACTGCTCGTATCTTTATTGATGGCTATATTACAACCGACAAGGAAATTATAGATTTAGTTGTTGGAAGCTTGATTACTGCTGTTGGTCTGTCCTCTTATGATAATACCTTTGATGGTCTTGCAGCGCGTATTCGTATTAGAGATCGTGGGGATATTGTATGTAAGCGTGATGATACACCAACACCAACATCAACACCAACACCAACGCCTACGACAACACCAACGCCAACACCGAAACCTGAGGGTCAAACTGTAATAACAGTTGATAAAGCAGAAGTTACCATCGTGGGTGGAAAAGCAAATGTAAAAATAATAATCAGTGAAGAAGTCCTGAAAGATGTGGTGAAAAATGGTAATAAAAACATTACAATTTCATTAGGGAAAGAAGTATTAAAGGATATTATATCGAATAGCCAGGTTAAAAAGGGTATAGTAATCGACTTGTCCATTCCTTCTGTTAAAGATGCAAATGTGAATAACATTGTATTAAGTAAAGATACATTGTTATTAGCAAAGAAATCCGGACAGAAGCTTACTATCAATGTAGCATTTGGAAAGGGTTACACAGTTGATATTCCTGTATCTGAACTGAAGAAAGTTGCATTTGTTTCAAAAGATCTGAATATAGCAGTTACCTTGAAGAAAGATACGAAAGCAGCTGCAAAATCAGTAGGAATCCTTTCCGTAGGAACGGAAGGTAAGTTAACAACAGGTATGGTAGTTACAGTGCCTGTGAAAGGTACACTTTCCTTATCAGCAGATAAAAAGGTATATATTTACCATAAAAATGCTAAGACCGGTGCATTGGAAGAAATGCCAAACAATCCAAGAACCGTAGCAGCGGATGGTACCATAAAACTTTCTACCCTAAGCGGAGGAGATTTTGTTATTTGCACAGCGAAGGTAAAGGATGCAGTAACATTAGTAGACAGGGTGAAAGTAACCGTTGAATCTACCGTTGCTAAAGGTGAAAAAATCAATGTAAAGGTAGCTCTTCCACAGGAATTAGCGCGAGTTACTGCATTTACAAAAGGTGATCCGGTTGGTCAGGAAGAAGTAAAGGTAACATATAAAGTAAGCGATAAGAATATTGCAACTGTATCCAGTAATGGAACTATTACTGCTAAGAAGAAAGGAACCATTAAGTTAACAGTTGTAATTACCTTAGAGAATGGAGAAAAGAAGAACTTTAACAAAACTATCAAAGTAAACTAG
- a CDS encoding YibE/F family protein has protein sequence MKKNLKVRILTAVLMLLVFIGAAVILNRPNPDAVLSSARKRTFAVAKVTDILRDNASPDTWTEGRRIGEQQLEVKVLTGKHKGAVLETINYLNAYYNVDAKLGTRIIVRLDYNDAGDLYVVSIPNYDRSSVLIIAIIVFAILMMLVGGKQGARALLGLLFTLLSLWFILIPLVLKGVSPILATILIAAFTSAGALLMLTGYTKKTFCALLGCVGGVIAAGIFAWIITTLTPMNGFNMSEAEELVIRASDSPLKISGLLISGILLSALGALMDTSMSIVSALHEVYEQNPSISKKQIFRSGMNIGRDTMGTMANTLILAFVGSAFNLLILFQVYDYPMIQILNSDMMVTEIIQGIAGSVGIIATTPLVSILCAAIFRLKGDKILSR, from the coding sequence ATGAAAAAGAATCTTAAGGTGAGAATTTTAACAGCAGTGCTAATGCTGTTAGTATTTATAGGTGCAGCTGTAATTTTAAACCGCCCGAATCCGGATGCAGTGCTATCTTCTGCTAGGAAACGAACGTTCGCGGTTGCAAAGGTTACAGATATATTAAGGGATAATGCATCACCGGACACTTGGACAGAAGGAAGACGTATTGGGGAACAGCAATTGGAAGTAAAGGTTCTTACGGGTAAACATAAGGGAGCTGTTCTGGAAACGATTAACTACTTAAATGCATATTATAATGTTGACGCAAAGCTTGGGACTAGGATTATTGTCCGACTGGACTATAATGATGCGGGAGATCTGTATGTAGTGTCTATTCCTAATTATGATCGAAGTAGCGTATTGATTATAGCTATAATTGTATTTGCTATACTCATGATGTTAGTAGGCGGAAAGCAGGGAGCAAGAGCATTACTTGGATTGCTGTTTACTTTGCTGAGTCTTTGGTTTATTTTGATTCCTCTAGTTCTAAAAGGAGTTTCTCCGATTTTAGCTACTATATTGATTGCTGCATTTACCAGTGCGGGTGCATTACTAATGCTGACTGGATATACAAAGAAGACATTTTGTGCACTCTTAGGATGTGTTGGAGGTGTTATAGCAGCTGGAATTTTTGCGTGGATTATAACGACTTTGACACCGATGAACGGATTTAATATGTCAGAGGCAGAGGAACTGGTAATACGGGCTTCGGACTCGCCATTGAAAATCAGTGGTTTGCTGATTAGTGGTATTCTTCTTTCAGCACTTGGGGCATTGATGGATACCTCCATGTCCATTGTATCTGCTCTTCATGAGGTCTATGAGCAAAATCCTTCCATATCCAAAAAGCAGATATTTCGCTCTGGAATGAATATCGGACGGGATACCATGGGAACGATGGCAAATACATTGATACTTGCATTTGTTGGATCGGCGTTCAACCTATTGATTTTATTTCAGGTATATGATTATCCGATGATTCAAATACTAAATAGTGATATGATGGTAACTGAAATAATTCAGGGAATCGCAGGATCGGTAGGTATTATTGCAACCACACCATTAGTTTCTATTCTATGTGCTGCAATATTTCGATTAAAGGGAGATAAAATATTATCGCGTTAA